A section of the Oryza sativa Japonica Group chromosome 1, ASM3414082v1 genome encodes:
- the LOC4326782 gene encoding large ribosomal subunit protein P2A, giving the protein MKFISAYLMAYLAGNSSPTAEDLTTILESVGCEIDNAKMELLLSQVSGKDITELIACGREKFASVPSGGGGVAVAAAAPAAGGAGGAPAAEAKKEDKVEEKEESDDDMGFSLFD; this is encoded by the exons ATGAAGTTCATTTCTGCCTATCTGATGGCCTATCTGGCTGGCAACTCCAGCCCCACTGCGGAGGATTTGACAACGATTCTGGAGTCAG TTGGTTGTGAAATCGACAATGCAAAGATGGAACTCCTGTTGTCTCAAGTGAGTGGCAAGGACATCACTGAGCTCATCGCTTGTGGCAGGGAGAAGTTTGCTTCAGTTccatctggtggtggtggtgtagctgttgctgctgctgctcctgctgccgGTGGTGCTGGTGGTGCTCCTGCAGCTGAGGCGAAGAAAGAAGATAAGGtcgaagagaaggaagaaagtGATGAT GACATGGGCTTCAGTTTGTTTGACTGA